In a genomic window of Pseudomonadota bacterium:
- a CDS encoding MFS transporter has product MQVLQLTFRSLVHRRFRLYFAGQLVSLTGTWMQLVAQAWLVYRLTGSGFMLGLVAFLSHLPILVFGLVGGVLADRWPRRRILLVAHAVAMTQALVLTVLTLGGWVEIWHIIVLAMGLGFTNAIEMPARHGLLSELVPRAELPNAIALNSSLFSMARFVGPALAGVLVAMVGEGWVFGINALSFCAVLVALWAMGPMGSGVASGTPTTLGEGLRFAVAHRPIFFALLLVLMVSLFGVPYSVLMPLFTARVLGGGADTLGWLLGAAGFGAFIGAMMLANRTVTDGLRRTAGWAGFAAGAALIVVAQLDTFVAALLALVVVGFGFTTLVASTNTFIQLQVSDALRGRTMALFSVAFIGMTPIGHLLAGTLAEWLGTATTLTINGVICLAGSCAYLVGQKRFPVAC; this is encoded by the coding sequence ATGCAAGTACTTCAGCTGACCTTCCGTTCCCTGGTTCATCGCCGCTTCCGGCTCTATTTCGCCGGGCAGTTGGTATCGCTGACGGGAACCTGGATGCAGTTGGTGGCGCAGGCGTGGCTGGTCTACCGCCTTACCGGGTCGGGATTCATGCTCGGTCTGGTGGCCTTTCTCAGCCACCTGCCGATACTGGTTTTCGGGCTGGTGGGCGGTGTGCTCGCCGATCGCTGGCCACGACGGCGGATTCTGCTGGTGGCGCATGCCGTCGCGATGACCCAGGCACTGGTGCTGACGGTGCTGACGCTGGGGGGTTGGGTGGAGATCTGGCACATCATCGTGCTGGCGATGGGCCTCGGGTTCACCAACGCCATCGAGATGCCGGCCCGCCACGGACTTTTATCCGAGCTGGTGCCGCGCGCTGAACTCCCCAATGCCATTGCCCTCAATTCCAGCCTGTTCAGCATGGCGCGCTTCGTTGGGCCGGCCCTTGCGGGGGTGCTGGTGGCGATGGTGGGAGAGGGTTGGGTGTTCGGAATCAACGCGCTTAGTTTTTGCGCGGTACTGGTGGCGCTCTGGGCGATGGGGCCAATGGGCAGCGGCGTCGCCAGCGGTACGCCGACGACGCTGGGGGAAGGACTGCGCTTTGCGGTGGCGCACCGCCCCATTTTCTTTGCGCTTCTGCTGGTGCTGATGGTGAGCCTGTTCGGCGTGCCCTACTCGGTACTGATGCCGTTGTTTACGGCTCGCGTGCTGGGTGGTGGTGCCGACACACTGGGCTGGCTGTTGGGCGCGGCGGGATTCGGCGCCTTTATCGGTGCCATGATGCTGGCCAATCGCACCGTTACCGATGGCTTGCGCCGGACTGCAGGTTGGGCCGGTTTCGCGGCGGGAGCGGCGCTGATCGTCGTGGCGCAATTGGATACGTTCGTTGCCGCCCTGTTGGCACTTGTGGTGGTGGGGTTCGGGTTTACCACACTCGTGGCCTCGACCAATACCTTTATTCAACTGCAGGTGAGCGATGCGCTGCGCGGGCGCACCATGGCCCTTTTTTCGGTGGCCTTCATCGGCATGACACCGATCGGTCATCTACTGGCCGGTACGTTGGCCGAATGGCTGGGCACCGCGACGACGCTAACCATCAATGGGGTTATCTGTCTGGCGGGCTCTTGTGCCTATCTGGTTGGCCAGAAGCGATTTCCTGTAGCGTGTTGA
- a CDS encoding molybdenum cofactor carrier produces MKVISGGQTGVDRAALDAALSCGLTCGGWCPKGRRAEDGVIDVRYPLIEAPSAGYRQRTEWNVRDSDGTLILHRGDVLRGGTALTRDLALRRGKPCLVVNLEPSPTHDKTLSWLSRHTINTLNVAGPRESQQPGIYHQSLACLQRLFNTLQEIASGQPDRHKSPPDR; encoded by the coding sequence ATGAAGGTGATATCGGGTGGCCAGACCGGCGTCGACCGTGCGGCGCTGGATGCCGCTCTATCCTGCGGCCTGACCTGCGGTGGCTGGTGCCCCAAGGGCCGGCGCGCCGAAGACGGCGTCATCGATGTGCGCTACCCCTTGATCGAAGCGCCCTCGGCCGGCTACCGGCAGCGCACCGAATGGAACGTGCGCGACAGTGACGGCACGCTGATCCTCCATCGCGGTGATGTGCTCAGGGGCGGCACCGCGTTGACTCGCGATCTTGCCCTGCGCCGCGGAAAACCTTGCTTGGTGGTCAATCTAGAGCCGTCCCCGACGCACGACAAGACGTTGAGCTGGCTGAGCAGACACACGATCAACACCCTCAACGTCGCCGGACCGCGCGAGAGTCAACAGCCGGGTATCTACCACCAGTCGCTCGCCTGTTTGCAGCGGCTGTTCAACACGCTACAGGAAATCGCTTCTGGCCAACCAGATAGGCACAAGAGCCCGCCAGACAGATAA
- a CDS encoding phosphodiesterase — MERRDMVACSHSARGGSLGTIMASLANRHLIQPMQAEQSGFLPIDPDDAHLVQITDTHLSAVPGTRLRGIDPARTLEAVLELARPWLDTADHILLTGDLTHDGRIEGADHLRSLLDPFGKPFSFLPGNHDNPTTLERALGDRPGCWPWQVQIKEWDLISLNSRISGREGGELGGAQRERLAELLGTDTSRPTLIALHHHPTPVGSPWMDAMGLADGDALLELLQQHPRVRGVLFGHVHQQFDTRIGHLRLLGAPSTCMQFKPNSHSSRSDRRLPGFRWLLLGADGAIDTGVERLRTWPDNIAPTP; from the coding sequence ATGGAACGAAGAGACATGGTTGCCTGCTCCCACAGCGCTCGAGGCGGGTCGTTGGGTACAATTATGGCATCGCTCGCCAACCGGCACCTGATCCAACCCATGCAAGCAGAGCAATCGGGTTTTCTTCCCATCGATCCAGACGATGCGCATCTGGTGCAGATCACCGACACGCATCTCTCCGCCGTGCCCGGCACCCGACTGCGGGGTATCGATCCCGCCCGCACCCTGGAGGCGGTGCTCGAGCTGGCTAGGCCATGGTTGGATACAGCCGACCACATACTGTTGACCGGGGATCTGACCCACGACGGGCGCATCGAAGGGGCGGATCATCTGCGTTCGCTGCTCGACCCCTTCGGCAAACCCTTCAGTTTTCTGCCAGGCAACCACGACAACCCGACCACGCTGGAGCGCGCTCTCGGAGACCGGCCCGGTTGCTGGCCATGGCAGGTGCAGATCAAAGAGTGGGACCTCATCTCCCTCAACAGCCGTATCTCGGGCCGCGAAGGCGGAGAGCTGGGCGGCGCGCAGCGTGAGCGCCTCGCTGAACTGCTCGGCACGGACACTTCGCGACCCACGCTGATCGCCTTGCACCATCACCCGACTCCCGTGGGCAGTCCCTGGATGGATGCCATGGGACTGGCCGACGGCGACGCGCTTCTCGAACTCCTTCAGCAACATCCTCGGGTGCGGGGGGTGCTCTTCGGGCACGTTCACCAGCAGTTCGATACCCGGATAGGGCATCTGCGCCTGCTCGGTGCACCCTCCACCTGCATGCAGTTCAAACCCAACTCCCATAGCTCACGCAGCGATCGGCGCCTGCCGGGATTTCGTTGGTTGCTACTGGGCGCGGACGGGGCAATCGACACCGGGGTGGAGCGGCTCAGGACGTGGCCCGACAACATCGCGCCGACACCATGA
- a CDS encoding SAM-dependent methyltransferase codes for MSLRSIGLDDRLYDYLLDNSLREHPVLRRLREETAALPESNMQIAPEQGQFMALLLRLMGARTGIEIGVFTGYSTLCCALALPEDGRIVACDLSEEWTTTARRYWREAGVEGRIDLRMAPALETLAGLLAEGYGASFDYAFIDADKEQYCPYYEACLCLIRTGGLILIDNVLWNGSVADPSNQERDTIAIRQLNSHLKSDERIDLSVVAIGDGLTLARKR; via the coding sequence ATGTCTCTTCGTTCCATCGGATTGGATGATCGTCTCTACGATTATCTGCTTGATAATTCATTGCGTGAGCATCCCGTGCTGCGGCGTCTGCGCGAAGAAACCGCTGCGCTGCCCGAGTCCAACATGCAGATTGCCCCGGAACAGGGACAGTTCATGGCCCTGCTGCTGCGCCTCATGGGTGCACGCACCGGCATCGAGATCGGGGTGTTCACCGGCTACAGTACATTGTGTTGCGCGTTGGCGCTGCCCGAGGATGGGCGTATCGTTGCCTGCGACCTCAGCGAGGAGTGGACCACCACGGCTCGGCGCTACTGGCGCGAGGCCGGCGTTGAGGGTCGCATCGACCTGCGTATGGCCCCTGCCCTGGAGACCCTGGCGGGGCTGCTCGCCGAGGGTTATGGCGCATCGTTCGACTACGCCTTTATAGATGCCGACAAGGAGCAATATTGTCCCTACTATGAGGCTTGCCTGTGTCTGATCCGCACCGGGGGGTTGATACTGATCGACAATGTGCTGTGGAATGGCTCGGTGGCCGACCCCAGTAATCAAGAACGCGATACAATTGCCATACGCCAGCTGAACAGTCATCTGAAAAGCGATGAGCGCATTGACCTGAGCGTGGTTGCCATCGGCGACGGGTTGACCTTGGCGAGGAAGCGCTAG
- a CDS encoding HD-GYP domain-containing protein: MSQRYEIEDLEPGMYVSELDRPWSETPFLFQGFFIDSPEQIDELRQYCDYVHVDLLRKRDSQWHQRLALSGGRKKAELETRSAVRTATGGGDEPDIYPVLLPMEDELQAAKASQGIAEKALQKILVDLKRGKDLVLTQAREAVSGLVESVIRNPNALIWLSQMKTLDNYTYGHSIDVCGYLLAFGRHLGLTKSELQVLGLGGLLLDIGKAQLPLPLLQKRGKLTNEEFELIRSHVVLGLEALRSAKGVPARVLEMVRDHHERMDGSGYPNATDGEQLGVFARMAAIVDTFDAITSERPYASALSSHQALRRLYEWRESQFHTGLVEQFIECLGTYPVGSIVELNTGQIAIVLAQNRFRQLKPKLMLVMDSSKKLYGTMDVLDMINDPVDANDNPVEIERALEPGMHGIYPRDFYL, translated from the coding sequence ATGAGTCAACGTTACGAGATTGAGGATCTGGAGCCTGGTATGTATGTGTCCGAGCTCGATCGCCCGTGGAGCGAGACGCCGTTCCTGTTTCAGGGTTTTTTTATTGACTCCCCGGAGCAGATCGATGAGTTGCGTCAATATTGTGACTATGTGCATGTGGATCTGTTGCGCAAGCGGGATTCGCAGTGGCATCAACGGTTGGCGCTGTCGGGAGGACGAAAAAAGGCTGAATTGGAAACCCGCAGTGCGGTACGCACCGCTACCGGGGGCGGCGATGAGCCCGATATTTACCCGGTGCTGCTTCCCATGGAAGACGAACTGCAGGCTGCCAAGGCGTCGCAGGGGATCGCCGAAAAAGCGCTGCAAAAGATCTTGGTCGATCTCAAGCGCGGCAAGGATCTGGTGCTCACCCAGGCACGCGAGGCGGTGAGCGGTCTGGTCGAAAGCGTCATCCGCAATCCGAATGCGTTGATCTGGCTGTCGCAGATGAAAACGCTCGACAACTACACTTACGGACATTCCATCGATGTGTGTGGCTATCTGCTTGCCTTTGGTCGCCACCTCGGTCTGACCAAATCGGAGCTGCAGGTGCTCGGACTCGGGGGGTTGCTGCTCGATATCGGTAAGGCCCAGCTTCCACTGCCTTTGCTGCAGAAACGGGGCAAGTTGACGAACGAGGAGTTCGAACTGATCCGGTCGCATGTTGTTTTGGGCCTTGAAGCGCTCCGTAGCGCCAAGGGTGTGCCAGCACGGGTGTTGGAGATGGTGCGCGATCATCACGAACGCATGGATGGCAGCGGCTACCCTAACGCGACAGACGGTGAACAGCTGGGTGTGTTCGCACGCATGGCTGCGATCGTGGATACGTTCGATGCCATCACCAGCGAGCGGCCCTACGCGTCGGCGCTGTCTTCGCATCAGGCGCTGCGCCGCCTCTATGAGTGGCGTGAAAGCCAGTTTCACACCGGACTGGTTGAGCAGTTCATCGAGTGCCTGGGTACCTATCCGGTGGGCTCAATCGTCGAGCTCAATACCGGCCAGATCGCCATCGTGCTGGCACAGAATCGTTTCCGCCAACTCAAGCCCAAACTCATGCTGGTGATGGATTCGTCAAAAAAACTCTACGGGACCATGGACGTGTTGGACATGATCAATGACCCGGTTGATGCGAACGACAATCCAGTGGAGATCGAGCGCGCACTGGAACCGGGCATGCACGGCATCTATCCGCGGGATTTCTACCTGTGA
- a CDS encoding EAL domain-containing protein, with protein sequence MTEKYNKAAENGERRIPANDTQPGKVLSRDFGQDLHRWARAEEGADALLGVEMLATRGRRLRYVMGVSAADGQQLRAVHHELVAQQPDAFSKLADTLLRDEVLRPCCGGDTDIEQLRCSLRGFFEVLFEGRLVSDDDIGHRVDFLLRHRLLGLRFHWYLTVYDAWLTWLAQAALKGVDSSALRSAQRIQLFDMGLILMTYVVASKGKSGQSSDVDYASPSRRRKDFISRVDTLLRGRQLEGVTTVVVGIENLHQINTVMGHQVGDLVMQQAASRLVSSMRETDFLQRIGVTELGLALPGVVDEPLALLASHKFLKALTEPMQMAGRELYLKPALGIALGKTGAEGGAGLFQNAELSMREAARSHERVVFFTSELKERSRLLYSLEGELRQAINEGELRLVFQPQIDLQSGRCIGAESLLRWESRQHGHISPERFIPIAEQSGLIHALTAWVVQNSLREFSMAWGQQEGLTVSINISAVNLLEPDLPELIQRALRTWDVAPSQVIIEITESAVMENPEIALNHLNQLSDLGVALSIDDFGTGYSSLAYLKRLPVSELKIDRSFVMNMLQDRSDEQIVRTIINLGENFGKKVLAEGVEDESTRGRLRELGCARAQGYHFARPMPADEFAMFLRKFAR encoded by the coding sequence ATGACTGAAAAGTACAATAAGGCAGCGGAAAACGGCGAACGCCGTATTCCTGCAAATGATACCCAGCCCGGCAAGGTGCTCAGCCGGGATTTCGGCCAGGACCTGCATCGCTGGGCGCGTGCGGAGGAGGGCGCTGACGCGTTACTCGGCGTCGAGATGTTGGCGACGCGCGGGCGGCGACTGCGCTACGTCATGGGAGTCAGCGCGGCAGATGGTCAGCAGTTGCGCGCGGTGCATCACGAGCTGGTAGCACAGCAACCTGACGCTTTCAGCAAGTTGGCCGATACGCTTTTGCGCGATGAGGTGCTCAGGCCCTGTTGCGGTGGCGACACGGATATCGAACAACTGCGTTGCTCGCTCAGGGGATTCTTCGAAGTCCTTTTCGAGGGGCGATTGGTCAGCGATGACGACATCGGTCATCGGGTCGATTTTCTCCTGCGCCATCGCCTGTTGGGTCTGCGTTTTCACTGGTATCTGACCGTTTACGACGCCTGGCTGACGTGGTTGGCTCAGGCGGCGCTGAAGGGCGTGGATAGCAGTGCGCTGAGAAGCGCACAACGAATCCAACTCTTCGACATGGGTCTGATTCTGATGACCTATGTGGTGGCCAGCAAAGGCAAGTCGGGTCAATCGAGCGACGTCGACTATGCTTCACCCTCACGGCGGCGCAAGGATTTCATCAGCCGTGTCGATACACTGTTGCGTGGCCGGCAGCTCGAAGGGGTCACTACCGTAGTAGTGGGAATCGAGAACCTCCACCAGATCAACACCGTCATGGGACATCAGGTGGGCGATCTGGTGATGCAGCAGGCCGCCAGCCGCCTGGTCAGCAGCATGCGCGAGACCGACTTTTTGCAGCGCATAGGGGTTACCGAATTGGGTTTGGCGCTGCCTGGCGTGGTTGACGAGCCACTGGCATTGCTGGCTTCCCACAAGTTTCTCAAGGCGTTGACCGAGCCGATGCAGATGGCGGGACGCGAGCTCTATCTGAAGCCGGCACTGGGCATCGCCCTCGGCAAAACCGGCGCCGAGGGTGGCGCGGGCCTTTTTCAGAATGCGGAACTGTCGATGCGCGAAGCGGCGCGCAGCCACGAGCGGGTGGTGTTCTTCACCAGCGAGCTCAAGGAGCGCAGCCGCCTGCTCTACAGCCTGGAGGGTGAGCTGCGGCAAGCGATCAATGAGGGTGAATTGAGGTTGGTCTTCCAGCCTCAGATCGATCTGCAGTCGGGTCGTTGCATCGGTGCCGAGTCGCTCCTGCGGTGGGAAAGCCGGCAACACGGGCACATCTCCCCTGAGCGCTTTATTCCTATCGCCGAACAGTCAGGGCTCATTCACGCGCTTACCGCATGGGTGGTGCAGAATTCGTTGCGCGAATTTTCCATGGCTTGGGGACAACAGGAGGGGTTGACGGTCTCGATCAATATATCAGCCGTCAATCTGCTCGAGCCCGATCTGCCGGAACTCATCCAGCGAGCGTTGCGCACCTGGGATGTGGCGCCGAGTCAGGTCATCATCGAAATCACCGAGAGTGCGGTGATGGAGAACCCTGAAATCGCGCTCAATCACCTCAATCAACTCTCCGATCTGGGTGTGGCGTTGTCCATCGACGATTTTGGTACCGGATACTCATCGCTGGCCTACCTGAAACGCCTGCCCGTCAGTGAACTGAAAATAGACCGCTCGTTCGTGATGAATATGCTGCAGGACCGGAGTGATGAGCAGATCGTCAGAACCATCATCAATCTGGGTGAGAACTTCGGCAAGAAGGTGCTGGCGGAGGGGGTTGAGGATGAGTCGACCCGTGGGCGACTGCGCGAACTGGGTTGCGCCCGCGCTCAGGGCTATCACTTCGCCAGGCCGATGCCGGCCGACGAGTTCGCTATGTTTCTGCGAAAATTCGCGCGCTGA
- a CDS encoding amino-acid N-acetyltransferase, producing MKKSTDEIPHQAFVDWFRQSSPYIRSHRGRTLVLTFGGEALEDGGIAPLIHDTALLNSLGIRLVLVHGARPQIEARLRERELEIRYHQGLRVTDDAALACVKEATASVRLEIEALLSSGGTALPIAGAKVRVVSGNFITASPIGVRDGVDFGHTGEVRRIDIDGIRRQLDDGAIVLLSPLGYSLTGEVFNLSAEQVAGATAIALQADKLVSLIEAPAVHDTDGQRVDQITPAEAERLLRSRRKLPEEIQGHLNQAIRACRSGVRRAHLLSRNVDGALLLELFSRDGVGTLITDETYEGLRRATIEDVGGILQLIEPLEQEGILARRSRDLLECEIDYFTVVERDGAIIASAALYPYAKERVGELACLVVHPDYRNTGRADALLDGIQREAKKRGLKRLFVLTTHTAQWFCERGFAKARITDLPVKRQTLYNYQRNSRVYIKQIR from the coding sequence ATGAAAAAAAGCACCGACGAAATTCCACATCAGGCCTTTGTCGACTGGTTTCGCCAGTCGTCACCCTATATCCGCAGTCACCGCGGCCGCACGCTGGTATTGACCTTCGGCGGTGAAGCGCTTGAAGACGGTGGCATCGCGCCTCTGATCCATGACACCGCGCTGCTCAACAGTCTCGGTATTCGCCTGGTCCTGGTGCACGGCGCCCGACCCCAGATCGAGGCGCGGCTGCGTGAGCGTGAACTTGAGATTCGCTACCACCAGGGACTGCGCGTCACCGACGATGCGGCTCTTGCCTGCGTCAAAGAGGCTACCGCCAGCGTTCGTCTGGAGATCGAGGCGCTGCTCTCCAGCGGCGGCACCGCGCTACCCATTGCCGGCGCCAAAGTGCGCGTGGTCTCCGGCAACTTCATCACCGCGAGCCCGATCGGTGTGCGCGATGGCGTCGATTTCGGGCATACCGGCGAGGTACGCCGCATTGATATCGACGGAATTCGCCGCCAACTGGACGACGGCGCTATTGTCCTGCTCTCGCCGCTCGGCTACTCCCTGACCGGCGAAGTCTTCAACCTCAGCGCCGAGCAGGTGGCTGGCGCAACAGCGATCGCGCTGCAGGCAGACAAACTGGTCAGCCTGATCGAAGCGCCTGCGGTACACGATACCGACGGACAACGGGTCGATCAGATCACTCCCGCGGAAGCCGAGCGCCTGTTGAGATCACGGCGCAAACTGCCGGAGGAGATCCAGGGCCACCTGAATCAGGCCATTCGCGCCTGTCGCTCGGGTGTGCGTCGCGCCCATCTGCTGAGTCGCAACGTGGATGGCGCCCTCCTGCTGGAGCTCTTCAGCCGCGACGGCGTCGGCACGCTGATCACCGACGAGACCTATGAAGGATTACGCCGCGCCACCATCGAGGATGTCGGCGGCATACTGCAGCTTATCGAACCGCTGGAACAGGAGGGAATCCTGGCCAGGCGCTCGCGCGACCTTCTGGAATGCGAGATCGACTACTTCACGGTGGTCGAGCGCGACGGCGCCATCATCGCCTCGGCGGCGCTCTATCCTTACGCGAAGGAGCGCGTCGGCGAGTTGGCCTGCCTTGTGGTGCATCCTGATTACCGCAACACCGGGCGTGCCGATGCCCTGCTCGATGGCATCCAACGCGAAGCGAAAAAAAGGGGACTGAAGCGTCTCTTCGTGCTGACAACCCACACTGCCCAGTGGTTTTGCGAACGCGGCTTCGCGAAAGCGCGCATTACCGACCTGCCGGTGAAACGACAAACGCTCTACAACTATCAGCGCAATTCGCGGGTCTACATCAAGCAGATCCGCTAG